Genomic DNA from Corticium candelabrum chromosome 5, ooCorCand1.1, whole genome shotgun sequence:
atattactaatggttagtaaatttctattattagttgttggtagttaattaatttatcgttgtatgcatgtattcatgaagtatatctcattcaccccgttataatttattatgaagtgtatctctgaagaaATTTGTTCAGAGGTATATTCCGTTCAATGATATCCTGTTCAATGATATCCTGTTCAATGATATCCTGTTCAATGATATCCTGTTCAAtgatatcccgttctgagattATTGATTGCTACACATGCTGCCAGTACATTAGCTTTGTGAGAAATGTGTGTACACAGATGTATGTACCAAGTTTGAGTGTATTGTCAAATAGCACTGTCAGTCTTATCAATGTCACCACTATGAGACAATATGACAATATAGCAGTGTCATGCAACAGCTTTATCTAGAATCTGTATTGTTTGGTGAGCGACATCACGCAATGCAAATGTAGGTACTGTGTGAGAATAAAGTAGGAACAGTTGACGTTTTCCAGCAAGTAGACAATAGGATTTGTAATCATCAGCACACAAGTAACTCTCACAAACAGGATGCACCAGAGCAAAGTTGCCAGTGACACCCTCTTTGGATATCAATTCACGTTGGGTCGTTAAATAGTACTGCAAGAGCACTCTTTGTCTTCTCTCAAGTGGTAGTCTTGGATCAGTTTTACTGTCTATTTGAAAGGATGACAAACTTCTGTTCAAGTCGAAGCATAAATATATGAACGCTAATATCCCTGCATCTAGTTGAACTGTATCAGGCAGTCCCCGGTCTTTATCCTGAAGAATAAAGTCAAGACAGTCAGATGCAGGGTTCCAATATTGTGGAATTATCTCGTTTTCAACTTGCTGCAAATCATGTTCTGGGCCACACAGAGCACATATAAATACATCCTCTTTAAATCTAAATACCAGCAATCGATGAGACAACTTGGGGCTTGCAACAGGGAGAAACACAGGAATGTCAACTGTTGACTCGAATTGGTGAGAGTTGACAAGACAACTCAGCAACACAGCCTCCTTACATGACAACTGCCACCACTTTTCTGTAGCTGCACACACTTTGCCACCAATAAGCACACAGCCGTAGTTCGTATCCAATCTGTCAGCAAAACCATCCAAATATGTTTGCAGTATTGTAGTATTAGGCCCTACAATGACATCAGATAAGCCTGTCACATGACCATTGAGTGCGAGAGACTGGTGAAAGTTGCATAGTCCGTCCAACAAAGCATAAGCACACTTCATTTCTTTCTTTAGACGGTCGGTATTTCTGATGTCACTCAGCTTTCCTATTCCCAAGTATAAAACCAAAGCACTGAAGCACAGATCTAGAAGATTAAACATGTGATGCTCAGTTCCGGTAGTCTCATCCACATCGATCATAATCAACGTCAAACTATCATGAAACGTTCTCCACACAACTCTCTTTCCTCCAGCAGTTGTGCTTTTCAGCGTGGCTCCTCTGTCTTCTGCATACATATGAACGCCGTTGAGAGACGCAATAACCGAAAATGGAAGCGAATCGGATCCGTCTCTAGCTCGTACAAACAGAGGCAGACCACCATCCGCAGTCACTGCTACAAGGTAGGCCATACAGCAATCGAGACCAGGAAGAGGCCCCAAACGTAAGAACCTGTTCGGTAAAACCGATGTATCAGTATGATCATCTCATTGGCTCCACTAAAGAGAGCCAGCTGCAGACTAACGGATGCACTGGACTTCAAGGCAATACACGTGACCAGAACTGCACGTGACCCATTCATTGGTTCGTCATACATGTACCCGGATATTGTGCGCCTGTTTGGACGTGCAATCGATGGAACTTGTTCGTGAGCGAGACTTTGAGGTCTAACTATACTAAACTTTCTGCTTCAGTATTTTCTAGATTGAAGAAACGCTTCTAACAGCGTAACgttttgtgtgttgtaggaaCCGTTCAGTGTTCCTCAGTTTGTGGAAGATCTCACGTCGCAGGTTCTACGTGAACCAGACGGAAAGAAGCGAGATGAAGACCGGATCGATACACGGTCTCTTTTGGAAGCGTTCGAGCGATCAATAGACACTTTGCAAGGAATGAGCGAAAAGACATCGAGAAGAGTCGAAAAGTTGTCGAAAGTGTGTCAAGAAGAGGAACGAAAATATTACAGCAGCGTGTCGCAAGTTGAAAAAGGAGTCTCAGTTAGTTTCTTTAGGTTTTGTTGTTATCATTTGATGAAATGtcatttgttattattaaattaatatggCAGCAAGCTTATCATCATTTCCAGGAGTTAGATGAGAGGATCAACGGAGTTGCTACCAAGGTCGTTCATTTGGGAGATCAGTTGGAGGGGCTTAACTCTTGTCGAAGCCGAGCTGAAAATGCCAGACAAGTCATGCAGTTTTTCTTAGAGTTTTTTCAGTCTGAGGAACCTTCATCTGTTATCTTTGTTGATCCATCTCAGGTAAGCCTTACCGTGCACTTGTAGTTTGTCAGCTGTGGAGTTGTTTGTGATCGAATGCAGAGCAGATTGTTCGAGTtgtaattttgtgtttagctTCACAAGGCAGCAGAAGTGATTCAAAAACTCAACTTTCTTTGTCAAGACTTACCTAACAAGTTTCTTGACGTCAAAATGCGGATTGCAAGTTGGTTGATTTGGTCATTCTTTGCTAATACTAATCCAGAAATTTCATACTCATAATTTAGTGTATACTTCTGCCCATGAAGTAGTTTGTACACATGTTATTTTCGTACGAGACATTGGTACTGAACTGTACTGTAGCCGAATTTaagtgcatctatctataaaGTTTAGCATTCATATTACTTTAGTACAACCAGGAATCTGAACGAAAATAACGAAAATTTCATGAGTACAATAATTTCTGGATTTGCAGTATTTTGCTCACTCTTTTATCTATGTGCTCATTCTTCCGGATGCCACTTACCTGATTCTGCTTTTTCGGTCTTCCTACTCAGTGCAGCATAGTCTTCTTATTAGTATTCACTATACTATACGGTGTACCTATGTATTTGCCTGCTTACATTCTGTTATTTCTTGGTTTTATGCAGTCTAATGCTTGGCTATTTATGTGATTTTAGGGAAGTATGTTGAAATTGAACGTGCTCTTTTGCAAGAATTTGAAGCATCTCATGTAGCTGGTAAAATTTCTCGTATGAAGATGTGTGCAGATGCCTTGGTTCAATATAAAGTAGGTAATTTCTTTGCTATTTACAACAACGATGAACATGATAATATGATCTATAGGATTATAACAAATGTGTGCGCAGTTTCATCAATCACTGCCAAAAGGTCCGGTTATGGTGTAGCTTGTTGCAGTAGATATGATCTGAAAGTTGTTGCTGACTATAGGGTGCTTTTCAATCTGGAGATCTATTTGAGGAGATGTACAAGCTAACTGGGCAGGTAACAGGGGAAATAATGATATTGTGCTATTTCATTAATAACTGCAACAGCTTTCACACCTAGCAGTGATAACAAATGTGACACTTTACTATATCAGAAAAATGAGCTCTAGATTTAGGTTAAAAGTACACGCATGACATTGTGCATTTAGGTACACGTCGTGCAACTGTTGTACTGTTCTATGCAAGTAGAAAGTGAATGGTAGGTTATTTGTTTATAGTGCATACTAATAGGTGCTCAGAAAGAGATTGTCGTGActtggcagactgcagaattGCTGCAGAATTTACTATACAGTCATGCCATTTTAGTACTTATGCTCTTTTCTCTCATCTGCTGTCGAAATACACATACGCATTGAATGAATTGATGTTTGGTTTTAAGataaaaataattagaaaTAGCAATAATATTAAATAGCAAGTGACTATAACAATTATGTCTAGTCAGTAGTGCATGTGTACACAGAAGAGACATCAATAGATAATTACTGCTTTGGTGTTACTTATTGATTCTCAAGTGTTATGCAGGTGTGTGACTTAGTCAAGTCAGTGTTTCCCTCACCAGAACCAGTAGCTGATGAATTTATTCAAGACCTATTTGAGCGACGACTTCAGGTTTGTTGAAATTGTGAACGAACAGTTTGCATACAGACACTCACAgaaagacatgcagacaacatAACAGATGTCTGTTTAAGAATGTAAAGCACTAAATAGCAAAAGAAACCGACAGTTATGTGAAAACATTTAACATAGGAGATTATAATGATTCACTATACAATTCTACTGTCATACAATATTTATGTGTATGACAGTAGACATATGTGTATGTTATGTCTACTGTCTAAACGGTTGCATGACTGGCATGCATGTTTATATGCTTATGTTTTGCAGCATCATGTTTACATGCTCTTGTTTTTCAGCATCACGTAACAGAGCAACTATCTGCAGCTAGGAACCAGGAAGGCTATCTTGCAACGTTGTTTACTCTTTACACAAAGTATGTCACTTGGTTGACACACCTGTTGCTGGTAGTTTTCTTAGTATAGTTTGACTTCTTTCTCAATTATTGTTCTGTTACATGTAATGATTCTGAGACATTATATGTGAGATGCTAGGATGCAGATGCTTTgcttgttgttattgtttcaTATTTCGCATTCTGCTTTCTTTGTAGGACACAGAAAGTAGCATCTAGGCTGGAGGAATTTAGACACTCTTCTGATTCAGCTTTTCTTACTCGTCTCACACAGTCTGTTTTTCTACCTCATCTTTCAACATACATGAAGTCAGAAACATAAACGATGACTAACAAAGACGAAAAATTCAGATGTAAAATTTTTGTgtacaacaaatagaaaagaaGAGAAGTTTCTGCAAGAGAGATACAGTCAGTTGCTGGCAGGATACTATGATTCTGTTGGGTTACATAGACCCAAAGGTGGTGGAGGGTACGTTTCTGTTTTTTCGTTACTTGTGGTAGCTTGTTAGGGTACAATTATTTTGTCTATTTTAGTTTTCGTTTCAAAAAGGGAGAGGGTGGAGGAAGTCGACCTGGAGAGACTTTTATCTCTGATGACGTTGCAACAATGATGTTGCATGAAAACAAGTTGGCGCTGAAACGATGCACTTCAGTATGATTCCACTTGCAGACAGTGTTGTTCTACACTCTATTCAcaattgtctgtttatgtttagTTGTCGTCAGCAGCTGATCTGTGTGCTAATGCAAGTGTAATTTTTGAAGTTTTGCTGGACTTTCTGTGCTTTAGACACTTAGACAATGCTGTCGATCTTGCTCTGGCTGGTAAGTTCATTTgatttgtctctttgtctgctCTATTTATGTTTTTCTTCTGGCAGCTTTGCCTTCAGCGGAGCCAAAGAATATGCCTGAGATCAGCCTCTTTCCAGTCATCAGTCAGCTAAGCAAGACATTCAACCTGTTGGATAAGCACTTTGTTGACAATGTTGTGCCACTCATCAGGTATTCAGTAAATTTCAGAGGCACTACTGTCTTAGCTCTTTTAACTTTGCGTAACTTTTTTTTGTGTGACATGCCACAACTTTAGCTTTGTCATATATTGGAATTGACATTTACACCATCAAACTAAGGAGCATGTTGCATTTTATCTTAACCGAGTTAAAAAACATTGTTTGTTTCGCTTTTTGTGCTTTCATCTGGATGCAGCATGTGAAAAGACTGGCTAATCTATCAGACAACCAAATTGTTAGTATTCCAATTTTTATATCACTCAAAAGAGACTGACGTTTGTTAGCTGTTGTAGTAGAGTAGCTCTTTTATTCAATGAAACAGTTTACACTACAGAATGTTTATAATACACGAGACATTTTGCTAGTTCTTCTCCTGTTCATGCTGAGTGTCTTCACAAGAAGAAAGAAGTTTCTACACAATTAGAGAAGAAAATGGACAGTGGCATTGACCAGGCTCTTACTTCGCTTGTTGGTTGGATCAAACACATACTCTCTAGCGAACAGAAGAAATCAGACTTCAAGCCGGAAGACACTGTCTCTTCTACTGCTGTAGCAACTGCAGCATGCCATCGTGCATGTGAGTTTCTTGATACCCAACGGCAGAttgtgtctggttgtttggATGGGAAGAATCGCATAGCAACATTGATGGAACTGGGAATAAGATTTCATCGGTCCGTGGTTGACCACATACAACAGTTCACATTCAACTCAATTGGTCAGCACAGTACATTGTGTTTAGCATACAAATACTGTTAATTGATTACCTTTTTATTATTTAGGTGGCATATTTGCTATTTGTGATGCTAATGAGTATCGGATAATTGTCAAGAAATTTGAAGTAATGCTTTGATAACAAGTTAATATTCAAGTTAACAATTTTTGTAACAGACAGTTGTTACAGATGCCTTTTCTCAGTCATTTGTTTGAAGTATTATATTCATTGTGTAACCTCTTTATTGTTGAACCAAAAAACTTGAAGCAAGTATGCAGTGAAGAACCTATTGTGAGTTTTTGTTTTCACATTCACCTGTCTGCTATATTTCACTGAGCTGCTGTTCAGGCGTTTTTGGAGAAGTCTGTtgt
This window encodes:
- the LOC134180067 gene encoding protein fuzzy homolog, yielding MAYLVAVTADGGLPLFVRARDGSDSLPFSVIASLNGVHMYAEDRGATLKSTTAGGKRVVWRTFHDSLTLIMIDVDETTGTEHHMFNLLDLCFSALVLYLGIGKLSDIRNTDRLKKEMKCAYALLDGLCNFHQSLALNGHVTGLSDVIVGPNTTILQTYLDGFADRLDTNYGCVLIGGKVCAATEKWWQLSCKEAVLLSCLVNSHQFESTVDIPVFLPVASPKLSHRLLVFRFKEDVFICALCGPEHDLQQVENEIIPQYWNPASDCLDFILQDKDRGLPDTVQLDAGILAFIYLCFDLNRSLSSFQIDSKTDPRLPLERRQRVLLQYYLTTQRELISKEGVTGNFALVHPVCESYLCADDYKSYCLLAGKRQLFLLYSHTVPTFALRDVAHQTIQILDKAVA
- the LOC134180147 gene encoding exocyst complex component 5-like — encoded protein: MELVRERDFEEPFSVPQFVEDLTSQVLREPDGKKRDEDRIDTRSLLEAFERSIDTLQGMSEKTSRRVEKLSKVCQEEERKYYSSVSQVEKGVSQAYHHFQELDERINGVATKVVHLGDQLEGLNSCRSRAENARQVMQFFLEFFQSEEPSSVIFVDPSQLHKAAEVIQKLNFLCQDLPNKFLDVKMRIARKYVEIERALLQEFEASHVAGKISRMKMCADALVQYKDYNKCVRSFINHCQKGAFQSGDLFEEMYKLTGQVCDLVKSVFPSPEPVADEFIQDLFERRLQHHVTEQLSAARNQEGYLATLFTLYTKTQKVASRLEEFRHSSDSAFLTRLTQSVFLPHLSTYMKKEEKFLQERYSQLLAGYYDSVGLHRPKGGGGFRFKKGEGGGSRPGETFISDDVATMMLHENKLALKRCTSLSSAADLCANASVIFEVLLDFLCFRHLDNAVDLALAALPSAEPKNMPEISLFPVISQLSKTFNLLDKHFVDNVVPLISSSPVHAECLHKKKEVSTQLEKKMDSGIDQALTSLVGWIKHILSSEQKKSDFKPEDTVSSTAVATAACHRACEFLDTQRQIVSGCLDGKNRIATLMELGIRFHRSVVDHIQQFTFNSIGGIFAICDANEYRIIVKKFEMPFLSHLFEVLYSLCNLFIVEPKNLKQVCSEEPIAFLEKSVVLSFIQLRIDYKSSRLAKYFAI